The window GATTAAACCTCTACACGCAGAAGTAGAGGGTAATGCGGTGCGCTTAGTCGCGCCTAATCGTTTTGTCATGCAATGGGTGAAAGAACGTTTTCTTAAAAAAATAGAGCAGTTTGCGCATGATTTACATTTAGCCAATATTAAAATTGATTTTGTCATTTCTGATTCAGATCAAAAAAATAGCGCTGAAAAACCAGCAGCTAAACAAACATCAAAAGTTGAAATTAGCACTAATATTAATTTGATGGAATCAAAAATCAGTCAAATTAGCCAAGCGATTTCTACGTCTAAGAATATCAATAAAAAAACTAGTGAGTCCTCCAAAGTCAGTTCCGGCTTAAATAGTGCATTTAATTTTGATAACTATGTCACTGGCCGTGCTAACCAATTAGCACGTGCTGCAGCCATACAAGTCGCTGAAAATCCTGGCACTGCCTACAATCCGTTGTTTATTTATGGCGGGGTAGGGCTAGGTAAAACGCATTTATTACAAGCCATTGGCAATGAGTTAAAAAAACATAATCCTGATGCCAAAATTCGTTACTTACATGCAGAACGTTATGTCACTGATGTGGTAAAAGCTTATGAACACAAAGCTTTTGATGAGTTTAAGCGCCAATATCACTCTTTAGATTTATTGTTGATTGATGATATTCAGTTTTTTGCAAAGAAAACACGGACGCAAGAAGAGTTTTTCTACGCATTTAATTCACTGATTGAAGCGAAAAAACAAATTGTCATTACTTGCGATACTTACCCTAAAGAAATTATCGATGTAGATGAACGTTTGCGCACTCGCTTTAGCTGGGGTTTGACCGTTGCGGTAGAACCACCGGAGCTTGAAATGCGTGTGGCTATTCTATTAAAAAAAGCGGAAGCGGTTAATTTAAACTTACCTGAAGACGTCGCTTTTTTCATAGCTAAACAAATACGCTCCAGTGTACGTGAGTTAGAGGGTGCGCTAAATCGTATTATTGCTATGGCGAAATTTACTGGCCATAGTATCGATGTACATTTAGCAAAAGATGCGCTTCGTGATTTAATAGCTGTTCGCGGTAGGCAGGTAACGATGGAAAATATACAAAAAACCGTTGCTGATTATTACAAAATTAAAGTCGCTGAGATGTACAGCAAGAAGCGTACACGTAATTTTGCGCGTCCTAGACAGATTGCCATGGCTTTATCGCGTGAGCTTACTAACCATAGCTTTCCAGAGATTGGCGAGGCATTCGGTGGTAGGCACCACACCACGGTAATGCATGCATGTGATGAAGTAGATTTATTAAGGCAAAATGATCCAACATTTACACGTGATATTAGCTTTTTAGTACAAGTTATTAGAGATTAGAAATACCATTTAGATTGAATTAAAATTGAATAGTAGTGCAATAAACTGCAAAGTTAAGTTATGAACTTTCTGTGGATAAAAATAGGATAAGGTTGTGTATTTGTGAATTTCATTTTTTACTCAACAAATTATCCACAGTAGAATATGCTTTTATCAAGATAAAAAAATTAGAATTAACATACTGATTTAATTAAAAAATAATCAGTTATCAACAGAAAATTGCAACATTATTATTGTTATTATTTATATATATATTATTTAGGTTATAAAGATGAATATACAAATCAACCGCGAAACATTGTTAAAGCCTTTGACTTCTGTCACTAGTATTGTAGAAAAAAGACATACCTTACCTATATTGTCTAATTTGTTATTAGAGGCTAAACAAAATAAAATTCATCTAACTGCTACAGATTTAGAAATGCAAATATCGCTTTCAATAGAAAGTGCAACCACAGGTGATTTTTCAACAACAATATCAGCTAAAAAATTATTAGATATTTGTCGTTCATTACCAGATAGCTCAGAAATTAATATGGCGACTAATGACAGTCGTATTACTTTAAAAGCTGGCAAAAGTAGATTCAACCTACAAACTTTGCCTGCAGCAGATTATCCTGTCATGACTAAAACACAAGGTGAAAGCACTTTGGTAACGATAGGTCAGCGTCAGTTAAAGGATTTGTTAAAGCAAGTTGAGTTTGCAATGGCGCAACAAGACATTCGTTATTATTTAAATGGCTTGTTATTCGAAGTGGTTGCGAATCGTTTAAATATTGTGGGTACAGATGGCCATAGACTAAGCTTTACCTCAACCGAACTTAAACAAAATTATGACAAACAAGATGTCATTTTGCCGCGCAAGACTGTGATTGAATTAATCAAGCTGTTAGATGATAGTGATGAAGATGTACAGATTGAATTAGCCAGTAACCAAGTAAATTTCAGTTTTAGTCACTTTAAATTAATCTCAAAAGTGATTGATGGTAAGTTCCCTGATTACAATCGTGTTATTCCAACTGGTCATCAAAACTCATTTACTACGGATAGAGTTGGGGTTTTGTTGGCAATGCAGCGTGCTTCAATTTTATCTAACGAAAAATACCGTGGTATTCGTATGGTGCTAAGTAATAATAATTTAAAGCTAATCAGCACCAATAGCGATCAGGAAGAAGCTGAAGAGGAACTGGAAATCGATTACGCAGGTGATAGCTTAGATATAGGCTTTAACGTTACCTATTTAATTGATGTGTTAAATAACACCAGTAGCGAACAAGCAACTTTCTCATTTGCTGATGCAAATAGTAGCTGTTTAATCACTGTGCCAAATAATACTGATTACAAATACGTAGTTATGCCAATGCGCATATAAGCGCATGTTTCACGTGAAACACTCAATTAAACCCAAATATATATTTATAAAAAGACAAAAAGCATGGCTGAAAATCAACCAGAACTAAAACCAGTATCTCCAGATTACGATTCATCAAGCATTAAAATTCTTGAAGGTTTAGATGCCGTTCGTAAACGTCCAGGTATGTACATTGGTGATACGTCTGATGGATCAGGCCTACATCATATGGTGTTTGAGGTACTAGATAACGCGATTGATGAGGCATTGGCTGGTCATTGTGATGATATTAAAGTCACGATTCATTCTGATAACTCAATCAGCGTGTCTGATAATGGCCGTGGTATTCCTACAGACATTAAAGATGATGATAAGCATGAGCCTAAACGCTCAGCCGCTGAAATTGTGATGACTGAACTGCATGCAGGCGGTAAGTTCGACCAAAACTCATATAAGGTTTCTGGCGGTTTACATGGTGTTGGTGTCTCTGTAGTTAATGCTTTATCTGATTGGTTGCGTTTAAAGATATACCGCCAAGGTAAAGTGCATCAAATGGAGTTTCAGCGCGGAGTTGCGGTATCACCACTCGTGCAAACTGGTACAACTGAAAAGCGTGGTACCGAAGTTCACTTTTTAGCTTCAGTAGAAACTTTTGTATTGGTTGAATATCATTTTGAAATATTAGCAAAGCGTATTCGCGAGTTATCGTTCTTAAATAATGGCGTAAAAATTGAGTTGGTCGATCAGCGCACAGGTAAAAGTGAGAATTTTGCTTATTCTGGTGGTATTAAAGGTTTTGTGGAATACATGAACCGTACTAAAACCGTGCTTCATCCTAAAACTTTTTATGCAATGGGTGAAAAAGACGGTATGACTATTGAAGTTGCAATGCAATGGAATGACTCATATTCTGAAACTGTGCAATGTTTTACCAATAATATCCCACAACGTGATGGCGGTACGCAT is drawn from Methylotenera versatilis 301 and contains these coding sequences:
- the dnaA gene encoding chromosomal replication initiator protein DnaA, coding for MENFWPTCLSRFEQELSTQQFNTWIKPLHAEVEGNAVRLVAPNRFVMQWVKERFLKKIEQFAHDLHLANIKIDFVISDSDQKNSAEKPAAKQTSKVEISTNINLMESKISQISQAISTSKNINKKTSESSKVSSGLNSAFNFDNYVTGRANQLARAAAIQVAENPGTAYNPLFIYGGVGLGKTHLLQAIGNELKKHNPDAKIRYLHAERYVTDVVKAYEHKAFDEFKRQYHSLDLLLIDDIQFFAKKTRTQEEFFYAFNSLIEAKKQIVITCDTYPKEIIDVDERLRTRFSWGLTVAVEPPELEMRVAILLKKAEAVNLNLPEDVAFFIAKQIRSSVRELEGALNRIIAMAKFTGHSIDVHLAKDALRDLIAVRGRQVTMENIQKTVADYYKIKVAEMYSKKRTRNFARPRQIAMALSRELTNHSFPEIGEAFGGRHHTTVMHACDEVDLLRQNDPTFTRDISFLVQVIRD
- the dnaN gene encoding DNA polymerase III subunit beta; amino-acid sequence: MNIQINRETLLKPLTSVTSIVEKRHTLPILSNLLLEAKQNKIHLTATDLEMQISLSIESATTGDFSTTISAKKLLDICRSLPDSSEINMATNDSRITLKAGKSRFNLQTLPAADYPVMTKTQGESTLVTIGQRQLKDLLKQVEFAMAQQDIRYYLNGLLFEVVANRLNIVGTDGHRLSFTSTELKQNYDKQDVILPRKTVIELIKLLDDSDEDVQIELASNQVNFSFSHFKLISKVIDGKFPDYNRVIPTGHQNSFTTDRVGVLLAMQRASILSNEKYRGIRMVLSNNNLKLISTNSDQEEAEEELEIDYAGDSLDIGFNVTYLIDVLNNTSSEQATFSFADANSSCLITVPNNTDYKYVVMPMRI